Part of the Brevinema andersonii genome is shown below.
AGAGAAAACATTGCAAAACTGTAAAAAATCCCATACAAAATACGCTTCATTATTGATATCTTCTTACTAATATACCCAACGGAGACCTTGCAATAGCATGAATAACTCTGTCTCCCGGACATTCCTTGGAAGAAAAGTCCCTGTGGTAAATAATAGAGGGGCTTTTATGCAGTACTATTAATTCCTCTAAAGCTTTCATTTGTTTCAGAGAAGGCTCTTGTTTGGTGCCATCACCTATGAGACACATTCCTAAACTTTTCTTGTTCTGTCCTCCGCTCCGACAATGGATTTGGTACTTTGCTGTTTCCGGACAATACCAAACGCTTCCATCAAACTCAATGACAAAGGTGTAGCCAGGATTTATCCATCCTCTTATCATAACGTGGTCGTTCTCTATGATATGTCGGTAGTGTTTCTTTTCTTCCTTCACGAGGATGACTGGAGTGTGCACCATCATCTCTTTTCCTATCCATGATGGGGATGGATTTTTATCCCATAACTGGTACCATTTCTTACTCATGGATTCCCCCTTTATTTAAGTGTAAGAAGCGGGGCAATGTGGAAGCGGACATGCTCATACCCTAATATAACCAAAGCAAACGAGGGTAATAGAAACAGGAACCTCCATAAATTTATCTTTTTTCTTTTTCTTCTGAGATAAAATAAGGCCAGGAACACGTATCCTAACATTCCATACAACACAAAAAGATAACAAAGTATTCCTATGATTAATGTCATTTTCTTCCTCCTACCGAGATAGTTCCCAGACGCGTTCAACCTGCCAAATACCGAACACAATAATAGACAGTAATCCCAAAATAATAACAATAACAATGAGTCCACTCACATCTTTAACACCCAGCTTAAACCGCCCTTTAGAGATGTCAAGGTC
Proteins encoded:
- a CDS encoding peptidoglycan recognition protein family protein; the encoded protein is MSKKWYQLWDKNPSPSWIGKEMMVHTPVILVKEEKKHYRHIIENDHVMIRGWINPGYTFVIEFDGSVWYCPETAKYQIHCRSGGQNKKSLGMCLIGDGTKQEPSLKQMKALEELIVLHKSPSIIYHRDFSSKECPGDRVIHAIARSPLGILVRRYQ